ATTGACCTTTTCTTGATTTAAGATATTTAcaatacacatatatacaagtTCGATATCTTTTGAAAGGATGGCTTTTTCCATGGCTAATCCGTAGTTGGCTAGTTTGAGCAGCATGtcaatttgtttctttttattttcttcatactGAATGATGATGGTGGCTAACTGTGGGCGCAAGCACTTGGCAGCAACGAACGCAATGTACGAATAatccatatttttcttgttcccAATTTTGTCTGTTATTGCTGCACATAGTTGTTCATCTGTCAACTCGATCgatttctcaattttttccttacacCATTCGATCAGTATTTTGTCCGTTTTAATTCCTGCATATTCACAAATGCGATAGGCCAGAAGGTACTCCTTCCTTTTAGCAATATAATTCACAAAGGACGGAATACTTATGTGTTGTAACTCTGATGCTGTGAGGAAAATATCCAACGGGGGTCTTCGTACATTCATACAAATGCGCAAGTATAAACAAGTTaatagaaattttttgcaatcaTAATTGGATTTCATAAAGTTTTTTCCAAATAGCGACGTTTGTAGGAGGAGATTAATAACGCTTTCGCTATATTCATGTGTAGCTGCATTTAAGCATTCGTCAATGGCTATATGCAGATTGTTATTAAAAGCTCGTATCTCATCATCCAAGCAgatgttcccatttttgtacttttcataggaataaaaaagcatTGCAGATGGTGTGCAGCTACCAATGCTGAAAATATTGAATGTAGATTTTCTAATTCGGCTAATGTATTCACAATTTTCTTTGCTTATAATTTTGACTCCATAGATGTCTCCTATAAGAAATAAATCGCTTCTGTACTGGTAGGGGATCCATTGATTTTTTGGTCCCCCAATAAAGAGCATATGTTGAATATAGTTCGATGGTGTTATCATCGGCGTGTACACTGCGAGGCAATCATCGCCACACCAAACGATCTGCttgatacttttttttccatccaaAACGGTTTCCTCtatgcatttatttaaattatttgttaaaaatattttgatgaCGCCGCTATCTGAGAGGAAGGCCAAAATGGTGCCCGACTTGGACAGACACATATTAACATAGGGGGATAAACTATCTGTCTCGTAATATTTTAAGCGATGCTTATTCATCAGAACAAACCCACCGTTGCATAGAGCAATTAGGAGGTGTATGTTCAactccttttcctctttcttcttcgaagtagtattattttttgagatcctatttttgtcttcctttttgttcaaatCGTATGCAGATATTTTCATgagaattcttttttcctttttctccccccccttcttcttgGATGGCAACGCGAGGTTATCACTACAGCCATAGTCATCATTATAGTTGTCACTGCACTCCGTGAggacattattttttgccttcacTCCCTCACTCTCATTATCCTTCTTACTGTCAAACGGGTTggtaatataatttttaatattcaaCCTTAGGAGGTCGTTATTGGGCTTGCTATCAAAGTAGTTGTGTTCTATATTGAGTTCTTCGTTTAGGTGGTCCTCCTCCACGGAGCACACGCAATTGGGCTTCCCCTTCAAGTCCACCGAGGGGTATCTAACACAGTTATTTCCATTAAAGTAGTAATTGACAAAAACATTCAGTCGCTCCGTGATTATAATTATTCCTTCCTCACAAATCGATCCGTATAAAATcccctcattttttatgctctcatcgagggaaaaaacaaaatttttttcgcaaaagcAGGAGTATACCCTCACGATATTATCTTTAAATAGAAAAACCAAGTCATTGTTTTTGTTCCAACCAAAGCAGATTAGCCCATCCGAATTTAATTTGCAGCTCGATATTAGCCTTCCAATATtggtataaatttttaaattatcttcctttttgtaaacgTCGAATTTGTCTTTGTTCCGCAACACGGCAATCAGCCCGAGGTGCCCCGAACATGCTACACCATCCCGTAGTACATCTTCTCCGCTCCACAGCATGCTACTCAACTTCTGCTTCCCATAGTGGGTGTTGTCTATGGTGTTCCATTCATTCGTGTTCATCGTTTGCACGGTGATGGTGAAGATAAATGgaaggggggtaaaaaaaaaaaggagattaTCTATCCGTTCGGTGGTTCCTCCGCTAATTAGCTCGCCAATTGGTTTAcccttctcccctttggcCCCCTAAAATAATAGTGCATCCTATTCGTTGGTATACACCTAGGCTGTACGTGCGCACCTAACGTGTGGCTAAATCGAGCATGTCATTTTGTCCACACTGGTGAAGACGAAATGCGCCCTTTTGGCTGTCCCCTCGGCTTTGCGTGAAGATTCCTTTCCTTCTTATTTACCGTGAAAGACGGTAGCGAGGCTTTCCCAGCTTCCACCCCAGTAACAAATGCATGCGAAGATTCGCTTGGTTGAAAAATCCAGCGCGTCCAATTTTCTTCACCCGGTTGTATGTGGGATGGCCCTAACGCTGTGACCCGATGGAGAAGACTTTTTTTCTGGTGGGGAATCTCTTGTCGCGGCAAGTAGAGGGgtaggaaacaaaaaaaaaaaaaaacccaacaAAACGGAAGGAAACGCAGCGTCTCCCTCCAAtcaagataaaaaaaaaattgaattagTGAACCAAATGGggcttcttaaaaaaaaaaacggggggTTAACCTTCAACATCGAAGAGGGAACTCCCAAATAGGGGACAAAATCGGTGGTCCTTTTTTGCTCTGTTTAGTTTATATTGCGAAATTTTCGCCAACTGCATTTATATCAGTGGGAAAATACAATCCATAAAGAAGGGGAGGGACGCTTCTCCCAATGcagttgttaaaaaaataataataataatcagGTGACTTCCAATTGGGAACTACTTTTAACGTGGTAAAACGTCCTAAAAGGGtcagaaaaaatggcaacaatttcattaaaatggaTCAGAAAAAAGGTAGggcaaaattttcaacaaaacagagcaacttttttttttttttttttttNNNNNNNNNNNNNNNNNNNNNNNNNNNNNNNNNNNNNNNNNNNNNNNNNNNNNNNNNNNNNNNNNNNNNNAAGGTTTCGCCTTTTGAACAACACTGCTTTGTAAAAACCCACTGGACGAacgtaacaaaatggaaagttttttctatttcgaTTAAATCCACCTGGTAAGTTCACTCCCTCCGTTTTCGCGCTTGAAATGGGTACCTTTTTCATCTGCACATAGCTTTGCAAATTCCACACTTGAAACGGGaacatattcatatttttttcccccccccccccccttttgcacaaCCTAGTGTTGCATTCCGCTAAGTTCGTTTCTCCGCAATTTTGaacgctttaaaaaaaaaaaagggggaaatattGACAAAATAAACGCATGCAGGTGTAGAGGTGCGGTTGGGCATTGCCAAATATTCTCAACACATACGCGTATCGAAGATACACCCCGCCGCTTCCGCCCGCCCACAACAGaggtatgcaaaaattaGGCTTGCGACTCCATCTGGGAGAGGCCCATTGCGGAAGACGGGGCTTTCACCATTATGTAGTCAAGCCTGAGAAGGGTGGCTCTCTTTTCTGTattattccccatttttgtacacGCCATTTTTCTGCCAAAAAAGGCAACCCACAGAGGGAATTGAACAGCGCTCCTTTCGCAGAAGGGAGACAAACCAGCAGCTTCTTCAGCAAAGCGAGTTACAACTGTTCTGTCgatggaaaaggaagaaatgaaatattttttgaaaaaatggaaaaaa
This genomic stretch from Plasmodium cynomolgi strain B DNA, chromosome 14, whole genome shotgun sequence harbors:
- a CDS encoding Vps16-like protein (putative), with the translated sequence MNTNEWNTIDNTHYGKQKLSSMLWSGEDVLRDGVACSGHLGLIAVLRNKDKFDVYKKEDNLKIYTNIGRLISSCKLNSDGLICFGWNKNNDLVFLFKDNIVRSIKNEGILYGSICEEGIIIITERLNVFVNYYFNGNNCVRYPSVDLKGKPNCVCSVEEDHLNEELNIEHNYFDSKPNNDLLRLNIKNYITNPFDSKKDNESEGVKAKNNVLTECSDNYNDDYGCSDNLALPSKKKGGEKKEKRILMKISAYDLNKKEDKNRISKNNTTSKKKEEKELNIHLLIALCNGGFVLMNKHRLKYYETDSLSPYVNMCLSKSGTILAFLSDSGVIKIFLTNNLNKCIEETVLDGKKSIKQIVWCGDDCLAVYTPMITPSNYIQHMLFIGGPKNQWIPYQYRSDLFLIGDIYGVKIISKENCEYISRIRKSTFNIFSIGSCTPSAMLFYSYEKYKNGNICLDDEIRAFNNNLHIAIDECLNAATHEYSESVINLLLQTSLFGKNFMKSNYDCKKFLLTCLYLRICMNVRRPPLDIFLTASELQHISIPSFVNYIAKRKEYLLAYRICEYAGIKTDKILIEWCKEKIEKSIELTDEQLCAAITDKIGNKKNMDYSYIAFVAAKCLRPQLATIIIQYEENKKKQIDMLLKLANYGLAMEKAILSKDIELVYMCIVNILNQEKVNANGERELSTLIDVFNKNAQAANCFYTYCKKTKQYNLLKEYYEKSGQHSKAAFVTLDLALSKKNLDQKKTWLAYAAGFLTTDQMNSHMKFVHKSLMNNIDLLNYQKELEIKYNKKSVIGYPHKIQGLSLMSTVEYTLSVGEFLDADNIFKKFKISEPKFWRCKIHALAKNKYFDELYNFANYRVSPIGMDYFIECAHEYGSPALTIKLIQKIKDLNLQHKWFTKLNMQNEADSVLEEIKAQKMTTSSLLQTISDAISNMR